One window of Brevibacterium pigmentatum genomic DNA carries:
- a CDS encoding holin: MKKLCSVAGCPVLFEGTKSRCQTHERTADRTRGTSRQRGYDREHEVTFRAKVLARDRICVICKRRPSRDADHFPRSRRELVAAGLDPNDPQYGRGLCGPCHKKETARHQPGGWAAR, translated from the coding sequence GTGAAGAAGCTCTGCTCGGTGGCCGGCTGTCCGGTCCTGTTCGAGGGCACCAAGTCCCGGTGTCAGACCCATGAGCGCACCGCCGACCGTACTCGCGGCACGTCCCGCCAGCGGGGATATGACCGGGAGCATGAGGTCACCTTCCGTGCCAAGGTCCTCGCCCGCGATCGCATCTGCGTTATCTGCAAGCGCCGGCCGTCGAGGGACGCCGACCACTTCCCGCGTTCTCGCCGTGAGCTCGTGGCGGCAGGCCTCGACCCGAACGATCCGCAGTACGGTCGCGGCCTCTGCGGACCGTGTCACAAGAAGGAGACCGCCCGCCATCAGCCCGGTGGTTGGGCGGCAAGATGA
- a CDS encoding DUF6093 family protein, translating into MDAGALLAGRARAEQMMKDQCIIRRVAGEVTDRETGKVVPAYVDVYTGRCKLQSYEGYEQEKNTAGTALTVQRMSVHLPVGAYRINVGDFVEITDSRLDPLLVGRKFRITQEAPFKTFATAYRVFVDYIAD; encoded by the coding sequence ATGGACGCCGGAGCGTTGCTGGCCGGCCGTGCCCGAGCCGAGCAGATGATGAAGGACCAGTGCATCATCCGCCGCGTGGCCGGAGAGGTTACCGACCGGGAGACCGGGAAGGTGGTGCCGGCATACGTCGACGTCTACACCGGGCGGTGCAAGCTGCAGTCCTACGAAGGATACGAGCAGGAGAAGAACACTGCCGGGACCGCTCTGACGGTCCAGCGCATGTCTGTTCACCTGCCCGTCGGTGCGTACCGGATCAACGTGGGCGACTTTGTCGAGATCACCGACTCCCGCCTGGACCCATTGCTCGTGGGTCGGAAATTCCGCATCACGCAGGAGGCACCGTTCAAGACGTTCGCCACTGCTTACCGCGTGTTCGTCGACTACATCGCTGACTGA
- a CDS encoding phage portal protein: MAAPATATILSDEEKAVFAELRNEHEKHRSVMIKMDRYYEGVQRLEHIGLAVPPELRRFETVVNLPRIAVDEVERRLDVKSLMLPDDQIANEDLRVGWEYNDLDAQAPQAHKEAMIFGRSFVTVGSNEEDPDQPLMTVESPRHMSVKIDNRRRQMTAALRQYIDPERKTDSATLYLPNTTIWLTRDNGSRWNVTDRDDHNIGRVPVVMFLNRQRTGSWFGTSEMHDVLPLTDAIARSLTNLQIAAETHSVPQKYVLGMTKGDFVDKNGDPIPVWESYFSGIWAHANKDAKVGQFSPSDLKNFHDTVNHYMALAAAITGLPVRYMGQQTVNPAAEGAIRADEARLVKNTERKQVSFGASWGWSMSLRERFRTGEFPRNGRIRLEWYDAGTPTMAQRSDSIQKLSGGTPILSREGAWDELGWSEARKARERQYFLAQESDPYFQRIQEKEELNDPSILRDPVQEPDHA; encoded by the coding sequence ATGGCTGCTCCTGCCACAGCGACGATCCTCTCGGATGAGGAGAAGGCCGTGTTCGCCGAACTCCGCAACGAACACGAGAAGCACCGGTCCGTCATGATCAAGATGGACCGCTACTACGAGGGCGTGCAGAGACTCGAGCACATCGGTCTCGCGGTGCCCCCGGAACTGCGCCGCTTCGAAACGGTCGTCAACCTCCCCAGAATCGCCGTCGACGAGGTCGAACGCCGCCTCGACGTGAAGTCCCTCATGCTCCCCGACGACCAGATCGCAAACGAGGACCTCCGCGTCGGCTGGGAGTACAACGACCTCGACGCCCAAGCCCCGCAGGCACACAAAGAAGCCATGATCTTCGGCCGGTCATTCGTCACCGTCGGAAGCAACGAGGAAGACCCCGACCAGCCGCTGATGACCGTCGAATCTCCGCGCCACATGTCGGTGAAGATCGACAACCGCCGCCGGCAGATGACCGCGGCCCTACGCCAGTACATCGACCCGGAACGCAAAACCGACTCCGCCACCCTGTACCTGCCGAATACCACCATCTGGCTCACACGAGACAACGGCAGCCGGTGGAACGTCACCGACCGAGATGACCACAACATCGGCCGCGTCCCCGTCGTCATGTTCCTCAACCGGCAACGCACAGGCTCATGGTTCGGCACCAGCGAAATGCACGACGTCCTGCCTCTCACCGACGCGATCGCTCGCTCCCTGACGAACCTGCAGATCGCCGCCGAAACACACTCCGTCCCCCAGAAGTACGTCCTCGGCATGACCAAGGGCGACTTCGTCGACAAGAACGGCGACCCGATACCCGTCTGGGAGTCCTACTTCTCCGGCATCTGGGCACACGCCAACAAGGACGCCAAGGTCGGCCAGTTCTCACCATCCGACCTCAAGAACTTCCACGACACCGTCAACCACTACATGGCGCTCGCCGCAGCGATCACCGGCCTGCCCGTCCGATACATGGGCCAGCAGACCGTGAACCCTGCCGCCGAGGGCGCTATCCGCGCCGACGAAGCCCGACTGGTGAAGAACACCGAACGCAAGCAGGTCAGCTTCGGTGCCTCCTGGGGATGGTCCATGTCGCTGCGCGAGCGTTTCCGAACCGGAGAGTTCCCTCGCAACGGCCGCATCCGCCTCGAATGGTACGACGCCGGCACCCCGACCATGGCACAACGTTCCGACTCCATCCAGAAGCTCTCCGGCGGTACCCCAATCCTTTCCCGCGAGGGCGCATGGGACGAGCTCGGCTGGTCCGAAGCACGCAAGGCACGCGAGCGTCAGTACTTCCTCGCACAGGAATCCGACCCGTACTTCCAACGGATCCAGGAGAAGGAGGAACTGAATGACCCTTCCATCCTCCGCGATCCAGTACAAGAGCCAGATCACGCGTGA
- a CDS encoding Gp19/Gp15/Gp42 family protein, which yields MAYANLNDVQTRLGRPITDAAEVAQVNAWISDVEATIQSRIEDLPERVTLDPVYAALVKKIVAQIVGRKVKNPDGKQNERIDDYSYGLGSEAARADLKPTEDEWEELAPGSSAGSEAFTIRMPLTPGFSERWVW from the coding sequence ATGGCTTACGCGAATCTCAACGACGTGCAGACTCGCCTCGGGCGTCCGATCACGGACGCTGCAGAGGTCGCCCAGGTCAACGCGTGGATCAGTGACGTGGAGGCCACCATCCAGTCTCGGATCGAAGACCTTCCAGAACGTGTGACCTTGGATCCGGTGTATGCGGCACTGGTGAAGAAGATCGTCGCACAGATTGTCGGCCGGAAGGTCAAGAACCCAGACGGTAAGCAAAACGAACGCATCGACGACTATTCCTACGGTCTCGGGTCGGAAGCTGCGCGCGCGGACTTGAAGCCGACCGAAGACGAGTGGGAGGAACTCGCGCCCGGCAGCTCAGCCGGGTCCGAGGCGTTCACCATCCGGATGCCACTCACCCCTGGCTTCTCAGAGCGGTGGGTGTGGTGA
- a CDS encoding VRR-NUC domain-containing protein, whose amino-acid sequence MKVQDYRALQAKAMSERQLQDQILALAKQMGWLSFHDYDSRRSTPGFPDLVLVHPKQKRVIWRELKSEKGVTSSEQKVWLSSLLLVGEDVDVWRPRDWVSGRIERELRGR is encoded by the coding sequence GTGAAGGTGCAGGATTATCGGGCTCTTCAAGCTAAGGCGATGTCGGAGAGACAGCTGCAGGATCAGATCCTGGCCCTGGCGAAACAGATGGGCTGGTTGAGCTTCCATGACTATGACTCGCGTCGGTCGACGCCGGGGTTCCCCGATCTGGTGTTGGTGCACCCGAAGCAGAAGCGTGTGATCTGGCGTGAGTTGAAGTCTGAGAAGGGTGTGACCTCGTCGGAGCAGAAGGTGTGGTTGTCCAGCCTGTTGCTCGTTGGTGAGGACGTTGATGTGTGGCGGCCCCGCGATTGGGTGAGTGGTCGTATCGAGAGAGAACTGAGAGGACGTTGA
- a CDS encoding major capsid protein, whose translation MPVSLAEAKNNAVEDYDPAVIDEFRKESAILDSLIFDDAVNPAGGGATLTYGYRRLKTQADAATRALNTEYTPGNVETSKHSTELAVLGGSFQVDRVIASIGPAASNAVMLNMQQKIKAAVTKFQDLVINGDTATDENGFDGLDKALTGSSTELTSTADWTDFDTNPRAEHKALDLIDEFLGLLDGTPTIILGNRRALARLRAAVRRAGEYVKNPVDDLVGADGRPIVRETYGGILFADPGAKPGSTDPIIPIEADGTTSLYAYRVGLDGFHGVTTVGSQMVRTWMPNFEEAGAVKKGEVELGPAGVALKATKSAAVLRGLKVQGA comes from the coding sequence ATGCCAGTTTCTCTCGCTGAAGCGAAGAACAACGCGGTCGAAGACTACGATCCTGCGGTGATCGACGAGTTCCGCAAGGAATCCGCGATCCTCGACAGCCTCATCTTCGACGACGCCGTCAACCCCGCCGGTGGCGGAGCAACCCTCACCTATGGGTACCGCCGCCTCAAGACCCAGGCCGACGCTGCCACTCGTGCACTCAACACTGAGTACACTCCCGGCAACGTGGAGACCTCGAAGCACTCGACCGAACTCGCCGTCCTCGGTGGTTCGTTCCAGGTTGACCGGGTCATCGCCTCCATCGGCCCGGCCGCATCCAACGCTGTCATGCTCAACATGCAGCAGAAGATCAAGGCCGCGGTCACCAAGTTCCAGGACCTCGTCATCAACGGCGACACCGCCACCGACGAGAACGGGTTCGACGGCCTCGACAAGGCCCTCACCGGATCGTCCACGGAACTCACCAGCACCGCCGACTGGACGGACTTCGACACCAACCCGCGAGCCGAACACAAGGCACTCGACCTCATCGACGAGTTCCTTGGTCTCCTCGACGGGACTCCCACCATCATCCTCGGCAACCGCCGCGCCCTGGCACGCCTCCGCGCAGCAGTCCGCCGAGCCGGTGAGTACGTGAAGAACCCCGTCGACGACCTCGTCGGAGCCGACGGCCGCCCCATCGTCCGTGAGACCTACGGCGGAATCCTCTTCGCAGACCCGGGCGCGAAGCCCGGCTCCACCGACCCGATCATCCCGATCGAGGCCGACGGCACCACCTCCCTGTACGCATACCGCGTCGGACTCGACGGATTCCACGGTGTCACCACCGTCGGCTCCCAGATGGTTCGCACCTGGATGCCGAACTTCGAGGAAGCCGGCGCCGTGAAGAAGGGTGAGGTCGAACTCGGACCCGCAGGTGTCGCGCTCAAGGCCACCAAGTCCGCAGCTGTACTCCGCGGCCTCAAGGTCCAGGGCGCCTGA
- a CDS encoding HK97 gp10 family phage protein, whose product MPLDTSETQKLLDAISKFDNDVRSQASAVLAKGAVEIKKNLQTEARKSKHFGQVAKSISYETTRRRDTTEIEIGPDKERAYAGGRPGRPNKPGPIANIAYFGGANGGGGSLDFDEPVERELTVIDEHLKKLGDAL is encoded by the coding sequence ATGCCGTTGGACACCTCAGAAACACAGAAGCTCCTCGACGCGATCAGCAAGTTCGACAACGATGTGCGTTCGCAAGCATCAGCCGTGCTGGCCAAAGGCGCTGTCGAGATCAAGAAAAATCTGCAGACCGAAGCCAGGAAATCAAAGCACTTCGGCCAGGTCGCCAAGTCGATCAGCTACGAAACGACCCGGCGCCGCGACACCACCGAGATCGAGATCGGCCCCGACAAGGAACGCGCCTACGCCGGCGGTCGCCCCGGCCGCCCAAACAAGCCAGGACCGATCGCGAACATCGCCTACTTCGGCGGCGCGAACGGTGGCGGCGGATCTCTCGACTTCGACGAACCAGTCGAACGTGAACTCACCGTCATCGACGAGCACTTGAAGAAGCTCGGAGACGCACTGTGA